The Ooceraea biroi isolate clonal line C1 chromosome 7, Obir_v5.4, whole genome shotgun sequence genomic sequence gatagtGGCGATTACGATACGTACACGTCACATTTCAATGTACAAGACGTATCCTCGAATCTGCTATCAGGATCCTCGCAATCTCAATTCCGTTTTTAACCCCTTTCCTGCCACTGCCGTCtccaagtataataataagagtaaCAACGAACAGgaaaaggattaaaaataGGTCGCAAGTTTGCATAATACTATATAGAGTGTCGCACATCTCAATCATGATCTGATGTAATATCGGCAACGATGTACACGCGCGATGCAACATTTAAAGGATCCGTATTTCAATTCCTTGATAAAGCACTGACAAATatatacgtttttttttttgcaAATGCATCATTTATCAAAGATTAAAGCTTTGAAATGTAAAGCGATCGGTCGGAGACACCCGCTGTACGATGTAATACattgttatttcgtattttaggCTCGATGAAAAAGTCGCAAGTATAAAACACGATCATCTGCAAAGGCATCAAGTATACTTTGATTTCGCTATTTTTtgattttgcattatttacaCGAGGACCGAATATACCACGacaattcaaataataatacattttactataacaatacaatagtaagaaaataatgaaaagataATAGTAAAAAAGAATAGCATACCGACACATCATGCATTGTATCTAAGTACGTTACGTTTCGCTCTCTAGACTTGGACAGAGgcttctcttctttttgatCCATCTTGTACTTGCAGCATCAATGTAACAATACGAGGAACATTGTAGATTCTTACAAAATTGTACATACACACTTACCGGGTACACACAGACTGACCTGGAGAAAGCGAGAATTATCGGAGACTCGCAAACCCGTCGCCTTATACGTCGGCATATGTATTTATCGCTGTAGAAGGCGGAGGCTCTTTTTCGTATGTTACGCAATACAGAAGATGCAGCTCTCTTCAACTCGCTAGTTCACTGACCGAGTAACCGGTTAAGCGTTCTTCGGAGATCGAATCCTTCCTCTCATACAAATATCAAGCTATCTTctttgttttctatttttcggcaatatttttcgactatttaaaagtataaataactAAGGAACGTTTTCCCTAAAAAAAAGGCTTTATGGCAGTTTTCGCGACTTGACAAGGCTTGATGAGATAAGAGATGTCGGTGAACCAACAAGTTAAGctctttatactttttaatggAAACTGACTGACCTAAAAGTGACTTAATAATACTGTAACTGTGACGCCAATTACTGTGCTGCTTTTGATTGTTGGAAGTCGTTATCAGTATTTTAAAACACTCAAGGTTTGCCATACTGGCACTGCAATGGCGGCATAGTTACATCAAAGTGCCAAAGAATCCGTGTTTACGAAAAGAAAGACCAGCTGGACGAGATGGTGCAGTTTGTAGTAAATATCACCATCAATTTGTTAATCTTCCACCATTCTGAAAACTTTCAACTTTAATCAGTGCTATCCGATATAGCACGATCCTAAAATCTGCAAATCCTTCAAAACGttcgcgcacacacatacacgcgcacgcacgcacgcacgcacgcacgcacacacacacaaatatagCTTTCTTGGAGAGAACTCTTGGAGCCCTTAAATCCTGAAGCCTCATATTTGCACGAGAATTCTCTAATATGCGAACGCTTCTCTTTTGAACACGGCAATATCGACTAAGTACTTGCGATCAATGTCGAGGAACGCATCAGAGCGTCGTGGACGCACGATTCTGATAGCTCTCACGAGCAACACCAGCGAGGGCTTCCGCCATCGCTTTGCCAGTCTCCAGCACCATGCTCTTCAGGTAGCCCAATTCTTTCTGCAGTAATATGTGAGGATGATCGAATTCCTGTGCACGATAAAGAGTTTATCTTTGAgcttgagagagaaagagaaagctcACGAGTTGCTGATCCACTCTACGTTATACTCTATACACGATAAAATTGCTTGATGGCGCGtgaatcaataaatttatttacagaatGTATATCGTGATAGAAACATAATCTCTCTCGCTAGCGgtgtacatttaaaaaaagttgtaCATGAAAACAAAAGATAGATATATAACGATATTCTCAGTCATCAGAGAAAAGTTTCTGCAAAGCAAACATGACGATGCGCAACGAAATAGTACGATTGatcgagatatttataattgtaataatactgATTGGCACAGCTTTTGGAAAGACAGAGATagagggagaaggagaaggagggaagggggaagagagagagagagagaaaatagatGATATTCCAATTAATGTGCAACACGATTGAATGATacatcaataaattaataaatgcgtgatgaaatattcaagtgtaataaattcagatataattgatatttgataaataatcgAGGTCGTTGAAAATTCATATATAgttggaaaatatttgcacactgcaaatgtattaattatgaaatataattatgatattttaagcatcattacaaagaaaaataaagaaaaattttcgactttaccaaaTTCATTATCAACAACCCGGTCTTATTCTCGAATAAAGGAGACTAGTTTAGAGAtgataaagagaaaagatgaAAGAGACTTACCACCGCAGTACCGGCATCCATCACCAGAATGCGATCGCTGTCCATGACGGTGTTGAGTCGATGGGCAATCGTGAGTACCgtgcacttttcgaatttcagCCTGATTGTCGATTGGATAAGCTCATCCGTTCGCGGGTCCACGTTGGCCGTTGCTTCGTCCAACACGAGTATCGGATTGTTCCTAACAATGGCGCGTGCCAGGCAGACAAGTTGCCGTTGGCCGACGCTCAGATTGGAGCCACCCTCGTTGATGTGAGCCTCTAGGCCCATCTCCTTCAGCTCGACCTCCTCGAGTGCTTGCCAGAGTACGTGATCCGTGTACGAGTCGAAGGGATCGAGGTTCCGTCTCAGCGTACCGGAAAACAGAAACGGCTCCTGCGGAATGATACTGATCTTGGAGCGTAGATCGTGCAGACCAATTTCACTCGTGTTTATGCCgtcaatctcgatcgggcCCTCCATGTCGGCAAGGCGGAAGAGCGCCTGGATCAGGGACGACTTGCCGGCGCCGGTCCTACCGACGATACCAATCTTTTCGCGCGGATAAATGACAAAATTCAGGTTCTTGAGCACCGGTGGCTCCAGTGGCGCGTAGCGCAACGATATACCCTTGAACTCGATCCGACCCTCCTGCGGCCAGTCGGACTTGGGTTTCTTATCGGGGGTGCTCTCGAGCGGCGGCTCACTCTCCACTTTGCTGAGAGAAAATCAAGATaaggagaaaagaaatattacgcCTTTCGATTATAATCGAAAGAATTTGAGATTatacgagaagagagagagaaagcattaAAACGTCCGTGTAATTACCTGTATTCAAGGATACGCTCCACCGAGGTCATTTGATTTTCCAGTTCGGCGCTCTGTCGCATACCCCACTGGAACATGCCCGTGAGACCGATACTTTGAGTGATCGCCAAACCCACGTATCCGCCGTCCATCGAGCCGCGGGCGTAATTGTTTAGTACGAGAAAACTCAGTGTGACCAGCATGATGTACACCACGCAGAAAACATCGAGCCAGAAACCGAAGGCGCGGGATGACGCGATAAAGATGAACCATGCAGACGAGTGTAGGTCCTGGTGACGATCAAACTCTTTTGTCAGAATTTCGCCCGCTCCGAACGCGCGGATCGTCGGCAGTCCTTGCAGGGTCGCGCTCAGATGAGCAAACACCGGCGAGCGAGCTGAAGAGAATTGGAAATTACGTAATCGAGATTTATCGAGTCAACAAGAGTCCAAGATACTCACTGACACCCTCGAGACGCTTGACACTGCGACTGGTGGCCAAATAGAAGACTCTCaagtaatagaaaattatgcaGATGATCACCGTCGGAATCAACAGCCATACGTTCGCAATAGCAACCACCACGATGATACCGAGCAGCGACAGACCGATCTGGAGACAATCGATGAGCGCGGTGGGTAATACCTCGTCCACAGCGCCCATATCCTTGGAGAAGCGATTGAGCACGCGTCCCGACGTATTGGTGTTGAAGAAGCGCATAGTGGCGCGACTGATGCTACGGAACATTCGATCGTGCAACCGTATAGAAGCGCGCATACACGTCCAGAAGAAGGCGAATGAGCGGATCAGGGTAACTCCGATCGTCAGCACCGTTAGCCCGCTGAAGATATAGATGCATTCCGCGCGAGTAAGAGGACGACTTGCCTTGAGTGTTTCATTCACCTGTAAAATTAGAGATTTAGGATATGAGACGTCATTGCGACATCGCGGTGCTCGATAAGAATGCACAGGACTAACTGTCGCTCTCTCTTCTCACTAAATTAGTTGATAAATTATCCGACTAAAATCCcacgtttatttaatttaataaataaacttgtATGAGAAACAACACTTACGCCGTACTTTTCCTCTATTCGTACCCACTCTGCGATGAAGAAATCACCACCGCTGGCAGCCAGTTGCGTCACTATGCAAAGCATGGCGATGATGAATATCACACACCAGTTCCCGCCAGCGCGTAAGTAACCGTTGTACACTTTACCGGAGACATTGCCCGTCGACCGCATCTCCGCTACCTGAAATTAACGCAAACCGATTAATCTAATTTATCAACTACCCGTTCCTTTCTTTGATTTGATACTTTGATTCAAAGGagacgtataataataaaagaatcagTTGCCCAAGTACTCGCAACTAGTTTCGCGCcaagataattaatatgtatatacacgcaTTAGCAGCTGTTTGAGAATTACCTCGTCCGGTTCCTGTTTAGAAGTATCATTCGTCATGAAAGAGCTGAGTGACGTGATACTGGCCGTACGCGAATTACTTCGACTCGGGGGA encodes the following:
- the LOC105287717 gene encoding probable multidrug resistance-associated protein lethal(2)03659 isoform X2; this translates as MRVLVKCFGLKVMLYGIILAIMEILLRVLQPIFLRQLLRYYNSWEVNEFEAYMYATGIILCSAINIFVIHPYMMAILHMGMKIRVACCSLIYRKALRLTRTALGETTIGQAVNLLSNDVNRFDISIIFLHYLWIGPLETVIITFFMYYVFDIGLSAIFGVASLLLFIPLQGWLGKKSSELRLRTAIRTDERVRLTNEIISGIQAIKMYTWEDPFSALIEKARKKEINVIRGTSYIRGVTMSFIIFTTRMSLFITVLAYVLSGFQITAEKVFMMTAYYNILRTTMTVFFPQGITQVAEALVSIRRLQKFMLYDELTSLEDVATEKKEKKNPKETDDSKEDQVNPKDSRGDTKDNLVNSNKIKQEVDAEQLKYIEHCIAIENANAKWLDYEREDTLQNITIKVRPGELIAIVGQVGAGKTSLLNVMLRELPLQEGSIQINGKVAYASQEPWLFAGSVRQNILFGRKMDQIRYDRVVKVCQLKRDFDLLPYGDKTIVGERGISLSGGQRARINLARAVYAEADIYLLDDPLSAVDAHVGKHMFEECIDKYLRGKTRILVTHQLQYLRNVGRIIVLKDGAIQAEGTYDELGSMGVDFGRLLETQAQMEEKTSRPPSAPPSRSNSRTASITSLSSFMTNDTSKQEPDEVAEMRSTGNVSGKVYNGYLRAGGNWCVIFIIAMLCIVTQLAASGGDFFIAEWVRIEEKYGVNETLKASRPLTRAECIYIFSGLTVLTIGVTLIRSFAFFWTCMRASIRLHDRMFRSISRATMRFFNTNTSGRVLNRFSKDMGAVDEVLPTALIDCLQIGLSLLGIIVVVAIANVWLLIPTVIICIIFYYLRVFYLATSRSVKRLEGVTRSPVFAHLSATLQGLPTIRAFGAGEILTKEFDRHQDLHSSAWFIFIASSRAFGFWLDVFCVVYIMLVTLSFLVLNNYARGSMDGGYVGLAITQSIGLTGMFQWGMRQSAELENQMTSVERILEYSKVESEPPLESTPDKKPKSDWPQEGRIEFKGISLRYAPLEPPVLKNLNFVIYPREKIGIVGRTGAGKSSLIQALFRLADMEGPIEIDGINTSEIGLHDLRSKISIIPQEPFLFSGTLRRNLDPFDSYTDHVLWQALEEVELKEMGLEAHINEGGSNLSVGQRQLVCLARAIVRNNPILVLDEATANVDPRTDELIQSTIRLKFEKCTVLTIAHRLNTVMDSDRILVMDAGTAVEFDHPHILLQKELGYLKSMVLETGKAMAEALAGVARESYQNRASTTL